The following coding sequences lie in one Heyndrickxia oleronia genomic window:
- a CDS encoding GNAT family N-acetyltransferase — MNIHYTKPGLNDIKELMHIENLGFRPDEAATEKAMSERIKNIPDTFIVARDEQDKIIGYVVGPVINNRYLTDDLFENTHPNPTSEGFQSILSLVVHPDYRGRGIATRLLERLEEACKKSQRNGITLTCLDYLIPFYEANGFVNEGKSVSTHAGETWFNLVKEL, encoded by the coding sequence ATGAATATTCATTACACCAAGCCCGGTTTAAATGATATAAAAGAACTCATGCATATCGAAAATTTAGGATTTAGACCAGATGAAGCGGCTACGGAAAAAGCCATGAGTGAACGAATTAAGAATATACCTGATACGTTTATTGTTGCGAGAGATGAACAGGATAAAATAATTGGATATGTGGTGGGGCCAGTGATAAATAATCGTTATTTGACGGATGATCTCTTTGAGAATACTCATCCCAATCCTACGAGTGAAGGCTTCCAAAGTATTCTTAGCCTTGTCGTTCACCCTGATTATAGAGGGCGGGGAATTGCTACACGTCTGTTAGAGAGGCTAGAAGAAGCTTGTAAAAAAAGTCAAAGAAACGGTATAACTTTAACCTGCTTAGATTATTTAATTCCTTTTTATGAAGCAAATGGCTTTGTCAATGAAGGTAAATCTGTTTCGACACATGCAGGTGAGACTTGGTTTAATTTAGTGAAGGAATTGTAA
- a CDS encoding 2-isopropylmalate synthase, whose translation MQKINIFDTTLRDGEQSAGVNLNAIEKLEIAKQLERLGVDIMEAGFPASSQGDFLAVQSIARSIRNSSITGLARANKRDIDIAWDALKDSEEPRIHIFLATSPIHMTYKLRKTPDEVLESAVEAVKYAKQRFSHVQWSAEDASRSDKWFLVKIISEVIQAGATVINLPDTVGYSTPKEYGELFSFIRENVPSIDKVILSAHCHDDLGMATANSLAAIENGVRQIEGTINGIGERAGNAALEEIAVALHIRQDYYQAKTGLKLDEIKHTSQLISKLTGMVVPGNKAVVGANAFAHESGIHQDGVLKEASTYEIITPELIGVASNNLVLGKHSGRHAFKQKALELGFELTPEKLKDAFDSFKALTDRKKEVTEDDLFAILTDKQTEQIDVKTYELQSVQVQYGTNNIPTATVVVKSPNGTVLEEAGTGAGSVEAIYNTLSRMIDGPVELKDYKLHSLGSGRDALADAFVKVQYSGVESGGRGSAQDVLEASAKAYLNAINRVIVHEEYKKEKLQV comes from the coding sequence ATGCAAAAAATTAATATTTTTGATACGACCCTTCGAGATGGCGAACAGTCTGCAGGAGTGAACTTAAATGCGATAGAAAAGCTTGAAATTGCCAAACAGCTCGAACGACTTGGAGTAGATATTATGGAGGCGGGATTTCCCGCTTCCTCCCAAGGAGATTTTTTAGCAGTACAATCAATCGCAAGATCGATCCGTAATAGTTCAATCACTGGTTTAGCAAGAGCGAATAAGCGGGATATTGATATTGCTTGGGATGCATTAAAGGATTCTGAGGAGCCGAGAATTCACATTTTTCTTGCAACTTCCCCGATTCATATGACCTATAAATTAAGAAAAACCCCTGATGAAGTATTGGAGTCAGCAGTTGAGGCTGTAAAATACGCCAAACAAAGATTTTCCCATGTACAATGGTCTGCTGAGGATGCAAGTCGGTCAGATAAATGGTTTCTAGTAAAAATTATTAGTGAAGTCATTCAAGCAGGTGCAACGGTTATTAATCTACCAGATACAGTCGGCTATAGTACACCGAAAGAGTATGGCGAGCTTTTCTCGTTTATTCGGGAAAATGTTCCTTCTATTGATAAGGTGATTCTGTCAGCGCATTGTCATGATGATTTAGGGATGGCAACCGCAAATTCACTGGCTGCTATTGAAAATGGTGTACGACAAATTGAAGGCACGATTAATGGTATTGGTGAAAGAGCAGGAAATGCTGCATTAGAGGAAATAGCGGTAGCTCTTCATATTCGTCAAGATTATTACCAGGCAAAAACAGGATTAAAGCTAGATGAAATCAAACATACGAGTCAGCTAATTAGTAAATTAACCGGAATGGTCGTTCCAGGAAATAAAGCAGTTGTTGGTGCAAATGCATTTGCTCATGAATCAGGAATTCATCAAGACGGTGTGTTAAAGGAAGCATCTACCTATGAAATTATTACTCCTGAACTCATTGGAGTCGCATCGAATAACTTAGTTCTCGGAAAGCATTCTGGAAGACATGCATTTAAACAAAAAGCCTTGGAATTAGGATTTGAGCTGACACCGGAAAAGCTGAAAGATGCGTTTGATTCATTTAAAGCATTAACGGATCGAAAGAAAGAAGTGACCGAGGATGACCTCTTTGCGATACTTACGGATAAACAGACTGAACAAATTGATGTGAAAACCTATGAGCTACAAAGTGTTCAGGTGCAATATGGTACAAATAATATCCCAACAGCTACCGTAGTTGTGAAGTCTCCAAATGGTACTGTCCTAGAAGAGGCAGGAACCGGTGCAGGTAGTGTGGAGGCAATCTATAATACATTATCACGAATGATTGATGGTCCGGTTGAATTAAAAGATTATAAGCTCCATTCGCTTGGTTCTGGAAGAGATGCATTAGCCGATGCCTTTGTTAAGGTCCAGTATAGTGGAGTTGAATCCGGTGGAAGAGGCTCGGCACAGGATGTCTTAGAGGCATCAGCAAAGGCCTATTTAAATGCGATTAATCGAGTCATTGTTCATGAAGAGTATAAAAAGGAAAAACTACAAGTTTAG
- the leuB gene encoding 3-isopropylmalate dehydrogenase, translating to MNKRIAVLPGDGIGPEVMNGAVRVLQAISDCFDHEFSFEEGLIGGAAIDDCGQPLPESTLALCRESDAILLGAVGGPKWDSTSHAVRPEQGLLGLRKELGLFANLRPVTAYEPLIHASTLKKEVIENVDLLIVRELTGGLYFGKPSERRGENKELVVDTLVYNVYEIERVVEKAFQLAQKRRGILTSVDKANVLESSRMWREVVNRIAKKYPDVTVNHMLVDSASMQLIYRPEQFDVIVTENLFGDILSDEASMITGSLGMLPSASLRSDLVGLYEPVHGSAPDIAGENLANPLGMILSTALMLKFSFGLDKEAHIIEEAVMKVLNEGYHTGDLNLQHGKQVGTTEMVQKVIDAINENQAISGILTTYICG from the coding sequence ATGAATAAAAGAATCGCAGTTTTACCTGGTGATGGAATTGGCCCTGAGGTGATGAATGGTGCTGTTCGAGTTCTTCAAGCCATATCTGATTGTTTCGATCATGAGTTTAGTTTCGAGGAAGGTTTAATAGGTGGTGCAGCGATCGATGATTGCGGCCAGCCCCTTCCAGAATCTACTTTAGCCTTATGTAGGGAGAGTGATGCGATTCTTTTAGGAGCGGTTGGTGGACCCAAATGGGATTCCACTTCACATGCTGTTAGACCAGAGCAAGGATTGCTTGGACTGAGAAAGGAATTAGGTCTTTTTGCAAACCTACGTCCGGTTACAGCATATGAACCGCTCATCCATGCCTCCACATTGAAAAAGGAAGTTATTGAAAACGTAGATCTATTAATTGTTAGAGAGCTAACAGGTGGACTTTATTTTGGAAAACCAAGTGAAAGACGTGGAGAAAACAAAGAATTAGTGGTTGATACATTGGTTTATAACGTTTATGAGATTGAAAGAGTGGTAGAAAAAGCATTTCAATTAGCACAAAAGCGGAGAGGAATACTAACATCCGTCGATAAAGCGAATGTACTGGAATCGAGTCGAATGTGGCGTGAAGTGGTTAATCGCATCGCTAAAAAATACCCAGATGTAACGGTCAACCATATGTTAGTAGATTCGGCGTCTATGCAACTTATTTATCGTCCGGAACAGTTTGATGTAATCGTTACAGAAAATTTATTCGGAGATATTTTAAGTGATGAGGCCTCTATGATTACTGGTTCACTAGGGATGCTACCTTCGGCAAGTTTACGAAGTGATTTAGTCGGATTATATGAACCTGTTCATGGGTCTGCTCCTGATATCGCAGGGGAAAATTTAGCCAATCCGTTAGGCATGATCTTATCGACAGCCTTAATGCTTAAATTTTCATTTGGCCTAGATAAGGAAGCGCATATTATTGAGGAAGCAGTCATGAAAGTATTGAATGAAGGATATCACACAGGTGATTTAAATCTACAACATGGAAAACAGGTTGGGACAACAGAAATGGTTCAAAAAGTCATTGATGCTATTAATGAAAATCAAGCAATCTCAGGTATTTTGACTACCTATATTTGTGGTTAG
- the ilvN gene encoding acetolactate synthase small subunit, producing the protein MKRVVTATVLNQSGVLNRVTGVLSKRQFNIDSITVGRTENEGISRMTIVVNVEDEKQVEQLTKQLNKLIDVLKVADITDQAIVARELALIKVLSTPQTRSEIGGIVEPFRASIIDVSRESITIQVTGDTEKIEALIDLLRPYGIKEMVRTGLTAFLRGSQKPVTELTSYSLLK; encoded by the coding sequence ATGAAAAGGGTAGTAACTGCAACAGTGTTAAACCAAAGCGGTGTGCTAAATCGTGTGACAGGAGTGTTATCAAAACGGCAATTCAATATTGATAGCATCACCGTTGGTCGAACAGAGAATGAAGGAATCTCAAGAATGACCATTGTTGTAAATGTAGAAGATGAGAAGCAGGTTGAGCAGCTAACAAAACAATTAAATAAATTAATCGATGTATTGAAGGTTGCAGATATTACTGATCAAGCCATTGTCGCTAGAGAACTTGCCTTAATCAAAGTACTAAGCACCCCTCAAACAAGAAGTGAAATTGGCGGTATCGTCGAACCCTTTAGAGCATCGATTATTGATGTTAGCAGGGAAAGCATTACCATCCAGGTGACTGGTGATACAGAAAAAATCGAAGCATTAATTGATCTATTAAGACCTTATGGAATTAAGGAAATGGTTCGCACTGGTTTAACGGCCTTCTTAAGAGGATCGCAAAAGCCAGTAACTGAATTAACTTCCTATTCCCTATTAAAATAA
- the ilvC gene encoding ketol-acid reductoisomerase, which yields MAKVYYDSDIQDEVLRNKKIAIIGYGSQGHAHAQNLRESGFDVVVGLRKGKSWEQAEQDGFAVKSVKEASEEADVIMVLLPDERQTQVYKEEIEPVLYPGKAIAFAHGFNVHFNQIVPPENVDVFLVAPKGPGHLVRRTYVEGAGVPALIGIYQDVTGEAKDVALAYSKGIGGSRAGVLETTFKEETETDLFGEQAVLCGGLTSLIKAGFETLTEAGYQPEVAYFECLHEMKLIVDLVYEGGLKGMRYSISDTAQWGDFVSGPRVVNEDTKKRMGELLKEIQSGQFAKGWVLENQANRPVFNAINASENQHPIEVVGEELRKLMPFVKKEKKEEEVAAYAKN from the coding sequence ATGGCAAAAGTATATTATGATTCAGATATTCAAGATGAGGTTTTAAGAAATAAAAAAATCGCGATCATTGGTTACGGCTCACAAGGTCATGCCCATGCACAAAACCTACGTGAAAGTGGATTTGATGTGGTAGTAGGTTTACGTAAAGGGAAATCGTGGGAGCAAGCTGAACAAGATGGTTTTGCAGTGAAATCTGTAAAAGAAGCAAGTGAAGAAGCCGATGTTATTATGGTTCTTTTACCAGATGAAAGACAAACTCAAGTATATAAAGAAGAAATTGAACCCGTACTATATCCGGGCAAAGCAATTGCTTTTGCGCATGGCTTTAATGTTCATTTTAATCAAATCGTTCCACCAGAAAATGTAGATGTGTTCTTAGTAGCACCAAAAGGACCTGGACATTTAGTACGTAGAACATATGTTGAGGGTGCAGGGGTTCCAGCTCTTATCGGAATTTATCAAGACGTAACTGGCGAAGCAAAAGACGTGGCACTTGCTTATTCCAAAGGAATCGGTGGTTCTCGAGCAGGGGTACTCGAAACGACGTTTAAGGAAGAAACTGAAACAGATTTGTTTGGTGAGCAGGCAGTCCTTTGCGGTGGATTAACTTCACTTATTAAAGCAGGATTTGAAACATTGACAGAAGCAGGATACCAGCCTGAGGTTGCATATTTCGAATGTCTTCATGAAATGAAATTGATTGTTGATTTGGTTTATGAAGGAGGACTAAAAGGAATGCGCTATTCGATTTCAGATACAGCACAATGGGGTGACTTTGTTTCTGGACCAAGAGTAGTGAATGAAGATACGAAAAAACGGATGGGAGAATTGTTAAAGGAAATTCAATCTGGTCAATTTGCTAAAGGTTGGGTATTAGAAAATCAAGCGAATCGTCCTGTATTTAATGCGATTAATGCCAGTGAAAATCAGCATCCTATTGAAGTAGTTGGCGAGGAATTACGAAAGCTCATGCCATTTGTTAAGAAGGAGAAGAAGGAAGAGGAAGTGGCAGCATATGCAAAAAATTAA
- a CDS encoding HAD family hydrolase, with product MIRTILFDVDGVLLSEERYFDASALTVWELLHSKNYLGLESNQFKIVLNDEEITSIRNTVFQNDQVLKFFKSKGLNANWDMIYLTFSFQLIHLLEQVVGEEKENISKWLTSEIDRSVLLEIQESLAQYKATINYDEFISEFQNAKANSKEDLFDYLNVLVEQKFGIKTNLFSEKNHLWSVCEHVSQEWYVGDENVLSSTGRPSVQLGKKGFLSDEKTLAKPEHIGQLFQELTDAGLQIGIGTGRPDLETIKPFEYLNWLNYFDRNHIVTADEVLEAEKQHPSYAPLSKPNPYTFIQAEKGKQTPIASCLKIDLPLENGDQILVVGDSLADLLAARDMGSRFAAVLTGLSGKEARKEFEEHQAEFILDSVLDVKEIVLENVRKG from the coding sequence ATGATTCGAACTATATTATTTGATGTTGATGGTGTTTTACTAAGTGAAGAACGATATTTCGATGCGTCCGCATTAACTGTTTGGGAGCTTTTACATAGTAAAAATTATTTAGGATTAGAATCAAATCAATTTAAGATTGTATTAAACGATGAAGAAATAACAAGCATTAGGAATACTGTTTTCCAAAATGACCAGGTGCTTAAGTTTTTTAAGTCAAAAGGATTAAATGCAAATTGGGATATGATTTATTTAACCTTTAGCTTTCAACTAATTCATCTTTTAGAGCAAGTGGTGGGTGAAGAAAAAGAGAATATCTCCAAGTGGTTAACTTCAGAAATTGATCGTAGCGTATTACTTGAAATACAAGAAAGCTTAGCTCAGTATAAAGCAACGATTAATTATGACGAATTTATTAGCGAGTTTCAAAATGCAAAGGCAAATAGCAAGGAAGATTTATTTGACTATTTAAATGTATTGGTTGAACAGAAATTTGGAATCAAGACCAATTTATTTAGTGAAAAGAATCATCTTTGGTCGGTTTGTGAGCATGTATCACAAGAATGGTATGTTGGGGACGAAAATGTACTTTCCTCAACAGGGAGACCATCTGTTCAGTTAGGGAAGAAGGGTTTTCTTTCTGACGAAAAGACATTAGCAAAGCCTGAGCATATTGGGCAGCTTTTTCAGGAGTTGACTGATGCTGGCTTGCAAATTGGGATTGGAACAGGAAGACCGGATCTTGAAACCATTAAGCCTTTCGAGTATTTGAACTGGCTAAACTATTTTGATCGAAATCATATCGTCACAGCCGATGAAGTTCTTGAAGCAGAGAAACAGCATCCAAGCTATGCCCCTTTATCTAAGCCGAATCCATATACATTTATCCAAGCAGAGAAGGGGAAACAAACTCCGATTGCATCGTGCTTAAAGATCGATCTTCCATTAGAAAATGGGGATCAAATATTAGTGGTCGGTGATTCCTTAGCCGATCTGTTAGCGGCAAGAGACATGGGCAGCCGCTTCGCAGCGGTACTAACAGGATTATCTGGGAAGGAAGCAAGAAAGGAATTTGAAGAACATCAAGCCGAATTTATTCTCGACTCCGTGTTGGATGTAAAGGAAATTGTTTTGGAAAATGTTCGTAAGGGATAA
- a CDS encoding VOC family protein, whose translation MTFAYKTIDHVQLAAPKGSEQEAREFFGRILGLQEIEKPEELKKRGGVWFGFDHYQIHIGIEDPFSPAKKAHPAFEIENLEELKQHLTKHSIKFTVDTQLPGANRIYVNDPFGNRIELLEWL comes from the coding sequence ATGACTTTTGCATATAAAACAATTGACCATGTACAACTAGCTGCACCGAAAGGCAGTGAGCAGGAAGCAAGAGAATTTTTTGGGAGAATACTAGGACTTCAAGAAATTGAAAAGCCCGAGGAATTAAAAAAACGTGGGGGTGTATGGTTTGGATTTGATCATTATCAAATACATATCGGCATCGAAGACCCTTTTTCCCCTGCTAAAAAAGCACATCCTGCATTTGAGATAGAAAATCTTGAGGAGCTAAAACAGCATTTAACTAAGCACTCAATTAAATTCACCGTAGATACTCAACTACCTGGGGCGAATCGCATCTATGTGAATGACCCTTTTGGTAATCGAATTGAACTATTAGAGTGGCTATAA
- the leuC gene encoding 3-isopropylmalate dehydratase large subunit, translating into MHPKTIIEKIWEQHLIHQEEGKPDLLYIDLHLVHEVTSPQAFEGLRLNQRTVRRPDLTFATVDHNVSTTKLRVSNDPIAKKQMSTLEKNCEEFKIPLAGIDHPDQGIVHVIGPELGLTTPGKTIVCGDSHTSTHGAFGAIAFGIGTSEVEHVLATQTLWQRRPKTLQIKVNGKLGLGVTAKDLILAIIGKFGIDVGTGYIAEYTGEAIRNMSMEERMTVCNMSIEAGARAGLISPDETTISYLNGRKYAPKGTEFEKAAEYWLSLATDEGAEYDRTIEIDANEIAPQVTWGTNPSMCLSVNDLLPSTDNITDKSEKESVEKALQYMGLTGGTPIEEIEIQHVFIGSCTNSRLSDLRHAAEVIKGHHVHENVRALVVPGSQTVKALAEAEGLDKIFIEAGFEWRESGCSMCLAMNDDVVPPGERCASTSNRNFEGRQGNGSRTHLVSPAMAAAAAIHGRFVDVRKMEKVYQ; encoded by the coding sequence ATGCATCCGAAAACAATTATCGAAAAAATATGGGAACAGCATTTGATACATCAGGAGGAAGGAAAACCAGATTTACTTTATATTGATTTGCATTTAGTACATGAAGTAACATCTCCACAAGCATTTGAGGGACTACGACTCAATCAGCGAACGGTCAGACGACCGGATCTAACCTTTGCAACAGTTGATCATAATGTATCTACTACGAAGCTGCGTGTCTCCAATGATCCCATTGCCAAAAAACAAATGAGCACATTGGAGAAAAATTGTGAGGAATTTAAGATCCCGTTAGCTGGCATTGATCACCCAGATCAAGGGATTGTTCATGTGATTGGTCCTGAACTAGGTTTAACCACTCCTGGAAAAACAATTGTATGTGGCGATAGTCATACTTCTACACATGGCGCATTTGGTGCCATCGCTTTTGGAATCGGCACAAGTGAAGTGGAACATGTTCTTGCTACTCAGACTCTATGGCAAAGGCGACCGAAAACATTACAAATTAAAGTAAATGGCAAGCTAGGTCTTGGTGTGACAGCGAAAGATTTAATTTTAGCGATCATAGGTAAATTCGGCATCGATGTTGGCACCGGATATATTGCGGAATATACAGGTGAAGCCATACGGAATATGTCAATGGAGGAGCGGATGACAGTCTGTAATATGTCCATTGAAGCTGGAGCAAGAGCAGGTTTAATCAGTCCAGATGAAACAACCATTTCTTATTTAAATGGTAGAAAGTATGCACCGAAGGGAACAGAATTTGAAAAAGCAGCTGAATATTGGTTAAGTCTAGCCACAGATGAAGGTGCTGAATATGACCGCACAATTGAAATTGATGCAAATGAAATTGCGCCACAAGTGACATGGGGGACCAATCCATCCATGTGCTTATCTGTAAATGATTTACTACCATCAACTGACAACATCACAGATAAAAGTGAGAAGGAATCGGTCGAAAAGGCCCTTCAATATATGGGACTTACCGGTGGTACACCTATAGAAGAGATTGAAATTCAACATGTCTTTATTGGCTCATGTACGAACTCTCGTCTGAGTGATTTACGTCATGCGGCTGAAGTGATTAAGGGGCATCATGTGCATGAGAATGTAAGAGCATTAGTTGTACCAGGATCACAAACGGTTAAAGCACTTGCTGAGGCGGAAGGCTTGGATAAAATCTTTATCGAAGCAGGCTTTGAATGGCGGGAATCGGGCTGTAGCATGTGTTTAGCAATGAATGATGATGTTGTGCCTCCAGGGGAAAGATGTGCATCCACTTCCAATCGGAATTTTGAAGGACGACAAGGAAATGGATCAAGAACACATCTTGTAAGCCCAGCTATGGCCGCAGCAGCCGCGATTCATGGACGATTTGTTGATGTGAGAAAAATGGAAAAGGTCTATCAATAG
- a CDS encoding LapA family protein, which produces MKKQWNLLFALVVVLIIAIFSVINVEPVTVNYLFGKAEWPLILVIIGSVLLGAILVGLIGMMKIYQLQRALKKAGHNDINDDLER; this is translated from the coding sequence ATGAAAAAACAATGGAACCTATTATTTGCGCTCGTTGTCGTCTTAATTATTGCTATTTTTTCTGTGATCAATGTTGAACCGGTAACGGTAAATTATTTATTTGGCAAAGCCGAGTGGCCATTAATTCTTGTCATTATTGGGTCTGTTCTACTAGGAGCAATATTGGTGGGGTTAATTGGTATGATGAAAATTTATCAGCTTCAAAGAGCCTTAAAAAAAGCAGGACATAATGATATAAATGATGATTTAGAGAGGTAG
- the ilvB gene encoding acetolactate synthase large subunit produces MQAKAFSDDQLVMEEINGADLLIQLIINEGVDVLFGYPGGAVLTIYDALYGKSIKHILSRHEQGSIHAAEGYARVTGKPGVVIATSGPGATNLVTGITDAMMDSLPLVVFTGQVASTVIGSDAFQEADVIGITTPITKHNYQVRDIKDLPRIVKEAFHIASTGRPGPVVIDIPKDICSQKIKLSAEVELQLPGYQPNYSPNVLQIKKLVEALAKAKKPVILAGAGILHSGATELLFEFATNNQIPVTNTLLGLGSFPADHPLFLGMAGMHGTYAANMALYETDLLINIGARFDDRLTGKLEHFAPHAMIAHIDIDAAEIGKNVETHIPIVADAKEALVKLLEEDIPQLAIEQWNEKLTQNKEQFPLWYSESGEEMSPQRLIELVHQYTEGNAIITTDVGQHQMWAAQYYHFSKPNRWVTSGGLGTMGFGFPAAIGAQLANLDQTVVAIVGDGGFQMTLQELAVVKEHHLPIKVVIVNNYSLGMVRQWQETFYEERYSYSKIPVQPDFIKLAESYGIKGVRVTNEEEAARVFAECLTDDSPVVIDCRVKQEENVYPMIAPGKGLHEMIGVKP; encoded by the coding sequence GTGCAGGCTAAAGCGTTTTCGGATGATCAATTGGTGATGGAGGAAATTAACGGAGCAGACTTACTCATTCAATTAATCATCAATGAAGGAGTAGACGTGTTATTTGGTTACCCAGGTGGAGCAGTTCTAACAATCTATGATGCCTTATATGGAAAAAGCATTAAACATATTCTATCGCGACATGAGCAAGGATCGATTCATGCAGCGGAAGGATATGCACGTGTGACAGGAAAACCTGGCGTCGTCATTGCAACTTCAGGACCAGGTGCAACAAATTTAGTAACCGGTATTACTGACGCCATGATGGATTCTTTGCCTCTGGTCGTCTTTACAGGACAGGTAGCAAGTACAGTGATTGGGTCTGATGCCTTTCAAGAGGCAGATGTGATAGGAATAACAACACCGATTACGAAACATAACTATCAAGTCCGCGATATAAAGGATCTTCCAAGAATCGTGAAGGAAGCTTTCCATATCGCATCGACAGGGAGGCCTGGACCAGTAGTCATTGATATTCCAAAGGATATTTGTTCACAAAAAATCAAGCTATCAGCCGAGGTTGAACTGCAATTACCAGGCTATCAACCGAATTACAGTCCCAACGTCTTACAAATAAAGAAGTTAGTAGAGGCACTGGCTAAGGCGAAAAAACCGGTTATTTTAGCCGGAGCCGGTATATTGCATTCTGGTGCAACTGAATTACTATTCGAATTTGCAACTAATAACCAAATACCAGTCACTAATACGTTACTAGGCTTAGGCAGCTTTCCTGCTGATCATCCTTTATTTTTAGGAATGGCAGGGATGCATGGAACATATGCAGCCAATATGGCACTGTATGAAACGGATTTACTTATTAATATCGGTGCACGGTTTGATGATCGATTAACTGGAAAATTAGAGCACTTTGCACCACATGCGATGATTGCCCACATTGATATTGATGCAGCTGAAATTGGTAAAAATGTCGAAACGCATATTCCAATTGTCGCAGATGCGAAGGAAGCATTAGTAAAGCTATTGGAAGAAGACATACCTCAATTAGCAATCGAGCAATGGAACGAGAAGCTAACCCAAAATAAAGAGCAATTCCCTTTATGGTATAGCGAGAGTGGAGAGGAAATGTCTCCGCAACGATTAATCGAGCTCGTCCATCAATATACAGAGGGAAATGCAATTATTACCACCGATGTTGGTCAGCATCAAATGTGGGCGGCACAATATTATCATTTTTCTAAGCCAAATCGTTGGGTCACTTCGGGTGGCCTAGGAACAATGGGCTTTGGGTTTCCAGCAGCAATTGGTGCACAATTAGCAAATCTAGACCAAACCGTTGTTGCAATTGTTGGTGATGGAGGTTTCCAAATGACTCTACAGGAATTGGCCGTAGTGAAGGAACATCATTTGCCGATAAAAGTGGTGATTGTCAATAATTACTCACTTGGAATGGTAAGACAATGGCAGGAAACCTTTTATGAAGAGCGTTATTCCTATTCAAAGATTCCCGTACAACCAGATTTTATTAAACTGGCAGAAAGCTATGGCATTAAAGGAGTACGTGTAACGAATGAAGAGGAGGCTGCAAGGGTATTCGCTGAATGCTTAACAGATGATTCACCAGTTGTCATTGACTGCCGTGTAAAACAGGAAGAAAATGTGTATCCAATGATCGCTCCTGGTAAAGGATTACATGAAATGATCGGGGTGAAACCATGA
- the leuD gene encoding 3-isopropylmalate dehydratase small subunit, whose product MQPFQTFQGLVVPLDRTNVDTDQIIPKQFLKRIERQGFGECLFYHWRFNENGEEIKEFPLNLAKYKGAQILVAGPNFGCGSSREHAPWALQDYGFKVIIAPSFADIFYNNCLKNGLLPIQLDLETVKSLIDKANVATIELTVDLENERLTYDDQVIYFEMDPYQKETLLKGLDDIAITMMLEDKIASYEEKCKGIS is encoded by the coding sequence GTGCAGCCATTTCAAACATTTCAAGGATTAGTTGTACCACTCGATCGAACGAATGTCGATACAGATCAAATTATCCCAAAACAATTTCTTAAACGCATTGAAAGACAAGGCTTTGGAGAATGTCTCTTTTACCATTGGCGTTTTAATGAAAATGGCGAGGAAATAAAAGAGTTTCCTCTGAATCTAGCAAAATATAAAGGTGCGCAAATACTTGTAGCTGGACCGAATTTTGGCTGTGGATCATCCCGCGAGCATGCTCCATGGGCCCTTCAGGATTACGGGTTTAAGGTCATTATTGCTCCAAGCTTTGCTGATATTTTTTATAATAATTGTTTAAAAAATGGTCTTTTACCTATTCAATTAGATCTTGAAACGGTCAAGTCATTAATAGACAAAGCGAATGTGGCAACAATAGAATTAACGGTTGATTTAGAAAATGAACGACTAACCTATGATGATCAGGTCATCTATTTTGAAATGGATCCATATCAGAAGGAAACACTTTTAAAAGGCTTGGATGATATTGCAATCACGATGATGCTTGAAGACAAAATTGCAAGCTATGAGGAAAAATGTAAAGGAATTAGCTAA